From one Nitrospira sp. MA-1 genomic stretch:
- the holB gene encoding DNA polymerase III subunit delta' — MAFRDLVGHQRPIKWLQTAVSTNHLGHAYLFHGEPTIGKRLTAVALAQYLHCEAPQTAPTPDACGLCRSCHQIAQATHPDFLLIQPEDTQKQNPKIPIDQIRNIEHLVIYRPLLGSHKICLIDQADSMTKEAANALLKTLEDPPDHCLFLLITSRPEHLLTTIRSRCITLRFAPLSSTSIYEFLRDRTGREASDARLIAAFAEGRLGSALSCDPVELKVKLRQYWDLLFGEHTASASRVMDMSEGLVKSNQVQEAIHWFWAGLRDLLLLTLDHSLSPTLYQDKESALRELAQLITPSSLLALIHELNQLERGQQRNLNVQIGLEQFFFHLHDQLELSNSPELA, encoded by the coding sequence ATGGCATTTCGAGATCTCGTCGGGCATCAACGACCGATTAAATGGCTCCAAACAGCGGTCTCCACGAATCATCTGGGACATGCCTATCTGTTTCATGGAGAACCGACCATTGGGAAACGACTGACCGCTGTCGCGCTCGCCCAATATCTGCACTGTGAGGCACCCCAGACGGCACCCACACCTGATGCCTGCGGCCTCTGCCGGTCATGCCACCAAATTGCCCAAGCCACACACCCCGACTTTCTGTTGATTCAACCCGAAGATACCCAGAAACAGAATCCCAAAATTCCCATTGATCAAATTCGCAATATCGAACATCTGGTCATTTATCGTCCTCTCCTGGGGTCACATAAAATATGTCTTATTGATCAGGCCGACTCCATGACCAAGGAAGCGGCCAATGCCTTGCTCAAGACATTGGAGGATCCTCCAGACCATTGCCTCTTTCTCTTGATCACCAGCCGTCCAGAACACCTACTGACGACGATTCGGTCCCGATGCATTACATTACGATTTGCGCCACTTTCCTCTACCAGCATTTATGAATTCCTGAGAGACCGGACGGGTAGAGAAGCCTCGGATGCCCGGTTAATCGCGGCATTTGCGGAAGGCCGATTGGGTTCAGCTTTGTCTTGTGACCCCGTAGAATTAAAGGTGAAACTCCGTCAGTACTGGGATCTGCTATTTGGGGAACATACTGCGTCGGCTTCACGGGTGATGGATATGAGTGAAGGGCTGGTCAAATCTAACCAGGTACAGGAAGCGATTCATTGGTTTTGGGCAGGGCTCAGGGACTTGCTGTTGCTGACCCTGGATCATTCCTTGTCTCCCACGTTGTACCAGGATAAAGAATCTGCTCTTCGCGAGTTGGCCCAACTGATTACCCCTTCTTCACTTCTGGCCTTAATCCATGAACTCAACCAACTCGAGCGAGGACAACAACGAAATCTTAATGTGCAAATCGGATTGGAGCAATTTTTCTTTCATCTCCACGACCAATTGGAATTATCGAATTCACCAGAGCTCGCCTAA
- the tmk gene encoding dTMP kinase, with amino-acid sequence MKPRNHKNGKGELPSGLFITFEGTEGSGKTTQCHRLARALRAQGYQVLETREPGGTPFAEAIRRLLLSYSITKSNNEIITPECETSLILAARSQHVAHVIRPALAKGIIVLCDRFFDSTLAYQGYGRHRDITFLKHSHRFATEGLTPHLTFLLDLPTQEGLTRRQQAGHQNRLDQESLDFHQRVRRGFLALAKENPQRIQKLDARQSPDILNTLIASMMSHLIQTLPSTCLTQTIHQPSRPTKRVQTKGAPQHGISRSRRASTTD; translated from the coding sequence ATGAAACCAAGAAACCACAAAAACGGAAAAGGTGAACTGCCTTCCGGGTTATTCATTACCTTTGAAGGTACAGAAGGGTCCGGAAAAACTACGCAATGCCATCGGTTGGCTCGAGCACTTCGTGCTCAAGGCTATCAGGTATTAGAAACTCGAGAGCCTGGGGGCACCCCCTTTGCCGAGGCCATTCGTCGTCTTTTGCTTTCCTACTCTATAACGAAATCCAATAATGAAATCATCACTCCAGAATGTGAAACATCTCTGATCCTGGCTGCCCGATCCCAACATGTGGCTCATGTGATTCGGCCAGCTCTTGCCAAAGGCATCATTGTGCTCTGTGACAGGTTTTTTGATTCAACCCTGGCCTACCAGGGATACGGACGACACCGTGATATCACTTTTCTTAAGCATTCCCACCGATTTGCTACAGAAGGACTGACTCCACACCTCACCTTTTTACTCGATCTCCCGACCCAAGAAGGGTTGACCAGACGACAACAGGCCGGACACCAAAATCGGCTTGACCAGGAATCCTTGGATTTCCATCAACGCGTGCGTCGAGGCTTCCTCGCCCTCGCAAAGGAGAACCCCCAACGTATTCAAAAATTGGATGCCAGGCAGTCTCCTGATATCCTGAACACGCTCATCGCGTCCATGATGTCACATCTCATTCAGACGTTGCCATCGACATGCCTGACTCAAACAATTCATCAACCCAGCCGCCCTACCAAGCGCGTCCAGACGAAAGGGGCTCCTCAACATGGCATTTCGAGATCTCGTCGGGCATCAACGACCGATTAA
- a CDS encoding DUF502 domain-containing protein, which translates to MNTLRASLRRYFLTGLLVITPIWGTILILKTLFVTVDSILGTALADLVLPDYYFPGLGILALLLLIFSAGVFATNFLGKRLVVRWEEFLDRVPIVRGIYATLKSMMDILSFKQREKYNKVVMIQFPKEGHYCLSFVTGETRKEIQNLAPEPLIHVFVPTSPNPTSGYFLLVPEREIVPVDMGVEEAMKLIVSGGFYSPPDKSSSIEIAKKRDRMTIKDSPKVQTP; encoded by the coding sequence ATGAATACCCTTCGCGCCTCCCTCAGACGCTATTTTTTGACAGGCCTGTTGGTGATTACCCCAATTTGGGGAACCATTCTCATTTTAAAAACCCTGTTTGTGACTGTGGATAGTATTCTGGGAACCGCATTAGCGGATTTGGTGTTGCCCGATTATTACTTCCCTGGTCTAGGTATTTTGGCATTATTGCTGTTAATTTTTTCTGCCGGGGTCTTTGCCACCAATTTTTTGGGTAAACGATTAGTTGTCCGGTGGGAAGAATTTTTAGACCGTGTTCCGATCGTACGTGGGATTTACGCAACACTAAAGTCGATGATGGATATTTTGTCCTTTAAACAACGTGAAAAATATAACAAAGTGGTGATGATTCAATTTCCAAAAGAGGGACACTATTGTTTATCGTTTGTCACGGGGGAGACCAGAAAGGAAATCCAGAATCTGGCTCCAGAGCCTCTGATTCATGTGTTTGTCCCCACGTCTCCAAATCCCACTTCCGGGTATTTTCTCCTGGTTCCCGAGAGAGAAATTGTTCCTGTAGATATGGGAGTTGAGGAAGCCATGAAGCTTATTGTGTCAGGTGGGTTCTATTCTCCTCCAGATAAATCCTCTAGCATTGAAATTGCAAAAAAACGGGATAGAATGACGATCAAGGACTCACCAAAAGTCCAAACCCCATAA
- the glmU gene encoding bifunctional UDP-N-acetylglucosamine diphosphorylase/glucosamine-1-phosphate N-acetyltransferase GlmU: MSGKKNTAAMILAAGQGTRMKSALPKVLHQVAGRPMLWYAATLARKVATQTVAIVVGHGSEQVQAYLEQEKADFEPFEVVIQEKQLGTGHAVQQAYPVCTRNDANQADQFLILNGDTPLLTQSTLASLVDYHQSEKAGLTILTTVIPESHGYGRVVRGPSGEIRRVVEHQDASAEERGISEINVGTYVVDASFLGKALSQLRPQNAQGEFYITDIIEMAVQQGLKVAGWVTNDYLETTGINTREHLAIAEKEMRRRICQRLMLSGVTMLDPERVIVDDGVEVGRDTSLYPGVMLEGRTVIGTNCVIHGNSRLNNCLVGNNVLIQDSCVLLDAQIEEGAVIGPFAHLRPGSVIHRKGKVGNFVELKQTEVGEGSKVNHLSYLGDTVIGRNVNVGAGTITCNYDGFRKARTQIEDNVFIGSDVQLIAPVTIGEGALIAAGTTVTKNVPPNALGISRVAQINKEGTAAKRREILSSSSAAHTQAKQHDDPEPSSLGSNLQQKKDSV; encoded by the coding sequence ATGAGTGGTAAAAAAAACACGGCCGCGATGATTCTGGCTGCGGGGCAAGGTACCCGGATGAAATCGGCTTTGCCCAAAGTCTTGCATCAAGTGGCCGGTCGTCCCATGCTGTGGTACGCCGCGACCTTGGCCAGGAAAGTGGCGACACAGACCGTTGCCATTGTGGTCGGCCATGGATCGGAACAGGTCCAGGCCTATCTCGAACAGGAAAAGGCTGATTTTGAGCCGTTTGAAGTGGTGATCCAGGAGAAGCAATTGGGGACGGGGCATGCGGTTCAACAGGCTTATCCCGTGTGTACCAGGAACGACGCTAACCAGGCCGACCAATTCTTGATTCTTAATGGAGATACCCCCTTATTAACCCAAAGCACCCTGGCTTCACTTGTTGATTATCATCAATCTGAAAAGGCTGGCCTGACAATTTTAACGACGGTCATACCGGAATCACATGGATACGGGCGAGTGGTTCGCGGGCCATCAGGCGAGATCCGCCGTGTCGTCGAGCATCAAGATGCTTCAGCGGAAGAACGCGGTATTTCGGAAATTAATGTTGGGACATATGTCGTAGACGCCAGCTTCCTTGGGAAGGCATTGAGCCAATTGCGTCCGCAAAATGCCCAAGGGGAATTTTATATTACCGATATTATTGAAATGGCGGTTCAGCAAGGCCTGAAAGTTGCGGGATGGGTGACGAATGATTATTTGGAGACGACTGGGATAAACACAAGAGAACATCTGGCCATAGCCGAGAAAGAAATGCGACGACGAATTTGCCAGCGTCTCATGTTGTCCGGGGTCACCATGTTGGATCCTGAACGTGTGATTGTTGACGATGGGGTTGAGGTCGGAAGGGATACCAGTCTGTATCCTGGAGTGATGCTGGAAGGTCGGACCGTCATTGGAACCAATTGCGTTATTCACGGCAATTCGAGGTTGAACAATTGCTTGGTCGGCAATAACGTCCTCATTCAGGATTCGTGCGTGTTGCTGGACGCCCAAATAGAAGAAGGGGCGGTCATCGGGCCATTTGCACATTTGCGTCCTGGTAGCGTCATTCATCGAAAAGGCAAAGTGGGTAATTTTGTAGAATTGAAGCAGACTGAAGTTGGAGAAGGGTCTAAGGTCAACCATTTAAGTTATCTCGGAGATACGGTGATTGGCAGGAATGTGAATGTCGGCGCCGGGACCATTACCTGTAACTACGATGGATTTCGAAAGGCACGGACACAGATTGAGGACAATGTCTTTATTGGGAGCGATGTGCAGTTAATTGCTCCGGTTACGATAGGAGAAGGGGCGTTGATTGCGGCAGGGACCACCGTTACGAAAAATGTTCCACCCAATGCATTGGGAATTTCTCGAGTGGCGCAAATCAATAAAGAAGGTACGGCCGCAAAACGGCGAGAAATTCTGTCTTCATCCTCAGCTGCCCATACTCAGGCCAAACAGCATGATGACCCGGAACCATCGTCACTCGGATCGAACCTTCAACAAAAAAAAGACTCTGTCTAG